The genomic segment AATAGTTTGGGTATTAATTGTATTGATGTTGTTACCGAACTATTACTAGAAAATAGAAATATGCAGTTTATAATCACCAGCCACCATCCATATATTATTAATAACATTCCAATGGAGTACTGGAAGATAGTAACTCGTCGGGGGGGTGTAGTAACTGCCACTGATGCCAAGGAATTTAATTTAGGAAAATCCAGACATCAAGCTTTTATGCAATTAATTAATCTTGATGTTTATAAGGAAGGTATTACAGTAGGATGAACATCTACTTTCTTGTGGAAGGCAAAAGAACTGAAAGAAAAGTTTATCCTGCTTGGCTTAGTTATATATTGCCAGAACTCAAACAAGTTCAAAGAGGAATACTATTTGGAAGAACTCTTGAAAAGAATTCAGTATAAAAGTGAGGATTTGCCTAGTTTTCAAGAATTTATAAAATTTTGTAATTCAATTAAATTGGAAATATCGAGATAAGTTATAAATTCACCCATTGAGTAGCAGGAAGTCTTATACATATTATAATTGATATCTAAGAAAAAATATTTCAAATAGCACAAACTTTCAGCATATTCTCGTTCCCAGGCAGAGCCTGGGAATGCCTTTTTAGAGGCTTTGCCTCCAGTGGCACTGTCGAGGCAGAGCCTCGAACTATGCATTACCAGGCTGAGCCTGGTAACGAGTAACGAGACTAGTTAACTTTATGGATGGCGCAGGTTCAGCGTTATTATTCTAAATGAAGCGAAATATAAAGAATTTAGCCTTTATTGCTATAATTACCTTTCTAGCTTGTACTCTGGTTGCAAGTCATGGAATTAACCGATATCAGTTGCGTGCAAGCCGTCAGTCTGTAGAAAATTGCGCGAGCGCACCTTCAAGCAATCCCGGAGAGCAAAAGCCATCTTGTACAAATGCGCCTCCACTCAAGATCGTTCCTACCATCGCTCCTCCGCCCACACCCAATCTCAGTTTGCCTGAAAAAGATCGTTTTTTAGCGTTAGTCACATATAAGTTACCTACACTTCCGACACCCAATACTTATGAATACACCTTATTACGTGCTTATGGTGCTGCATTTATAATTCAAGAAGCAGGGATTAAACTACCGCCAAAAGTGGTCTTTACTAGCGAGCAAGAAACAAAACAGTTTCAATCGAGCTTGAACATGAGTAAGGTCAATAACACTAACGACTGTTATTTACAAAAATCAGCTGCAGATGCTTTAAATAGAGCAAAAGCACAAGTGAAGATTCCTTTAAAATCTGGTTACGGCGCGAGTGACTGTACTCGCAGTTTTGCTACCAATCTCAGATTTTGGAATAAATATGCAACTGCTACGACTTTACAACGAGTGCGACAGGGTGAAGAAACAAATATTCTTGGTGTTGTTGCGCCACCGGGAGCGTCACAACATCTTTGGGGACTGGCAATTGACTTAGGTGTTAGTAATGCCTCTCAGGAATATACTTTAAATCAAAATGGCTGGTTTCGGACAGTAGAAAGAGATTCACCTCATTGGACTTATCTTGGTTTACCTCCAGAAAGGCTAGCCGATTTTGGTTTTACGAACAAATTGGTTGGGGGTGTAGCTTATTGGTTAACACCCCTCTAGCCAGATTCAGTTTGTGAGGGGTGTTTTGACTCCAAACTTTGCTGTAGAATCTGATTCTCCATCCACTTTAACTCAGATTGGAGCCAATCAATAATTCTTGGCAAATCTATCAGTAGAGTATTTAAATTAATTTCTTCAATAAATTGCTGAACTGTTGGAACTGGATTTGGATAATTTTGATTGTAAATTTGTACGAGATGAATTAAATTTTGGCAATATTTGCGGGTTAAGGATAGATGTTCGAAAAAATATTGAAAATTATGAATTTTGGGATGCAGGTCTTCTGCTATCAATTGCTCAAAAGTAGATTGCGTTTTTAGTTGTAATAATTCCGATTGAGTGCTTTTTAATTGCTCAATAAGGATCTCTAGTTCTCGTATTTTTTCGCTTTCTCTTGCTTCAGACTCTTGCCGTTCGCGAATTTCTTTTTGCAGCAATGCATTCTGTTTTTTCAATTGTTGTGCAAGCGATCGCAAAGTCAATTGATTGTTCACTCGAACTAAAATTTCTTCAGCTTGAAAAGGCTTGATAATGTAATCTACACCACCCACTTCAAAAGCTTTAACTTTATCAGTCACATTATCAGAAGCACTAATAAATATAACAGGAATGTCCTTTGTTTCCGACATGGATTTTAATTTTTGACAGACATCATAGCCATTCATTTCCGGCATATAGACATCCAGTAAAATCAAATCTGGTTGTGCCAGCTTCACCCCTTGTAAAGCAAATTGACCACTAATTGCTTTCTTCACTTGATACCCTTGAGACTCAAGCATAACAGATAAAACCTGTAAATTATGTGGGGTATCATCAACAATCAGAATAGTGGCTAATTTTTTTGAATTCATACGTATTTGTTGGAATTGGGAATAGGGTAAGGTAGGAGTTAGCTTTGGGGATAAGGAGAATTGGGAATTGTGAACTGGTCTTTATGTAGTGGGAATTGATTGTTCTCCTCTAACCCCCAACACCTCCTAATATCAGGTTCGCCTAAGTAATTACGATAAGAATGACGCGGAGAAGCAAAGACGCGGCGACACGCTTAATTTTGAATCTTAAGCCATTATCCGAACACCATATAACCCTTAACTCCCGAGCCTTTCCCCCTAACCGTCGTTACAATCTTCCCCAACATAAGCTGGAGTGACATTGGCAATTATATCTAAACGAAAGCTTTCCACCAATCTGCTTAAAGTTTGAGCAAGAGACGAATGTTCTGCCGGAATTTCTTTAATCAGATTCAAAACAATAGCATCATCTACTGCCATTGCTGCCCAATGCAGCCTTTTCACCCATTCTATAGGCATGACCTGAAGAGCATCTGGTGCTAAATGCAAAGGCTGTGCTAGTAACTGAGGCGAATCCAGTTGATTCTCTTGTGCATAAACATATTTCACACCTAAATATGTTGCCATCTTTTCAAAAAGTATCTCCTCTCGCAAAGGTTTGGGTATAAAATCATCACAACCTGCTTCTAATACCGCCGATCTTTCCTCAGAAAAAGCATGAGCAGTAAGAGCAATAATGACAGTTGCTTGACCTTTTAATGTGGCTTTAATTCTTTTGGTAGCATCATATCCATCCATCACTGGCATAAGCATATCCATACAAATCAGATGTGGTTTCCATTGTTGCCAGACAGCAACAGCTTCTGCTCCATTCACTGCTGAACGAACTTCAAAACCAACTGACTCTAAAAGCCGCTCAAGTAATAAGCGATTTTCTTCTACATCTTCCACCACTAAAATACGATACTGTGGTTGATTGGGCTGCAAACTTATAACTCGTTTGGGTTTTGATAATTTCAAGTCATCCGTTTTCTTTGGAAAGCTGACTCGAATATCAAACCGAAAAATAGACCCTTCACCTGGAATACTCGTAACTGAAATATCTCCCCCCATCAGACGCACAAATTGCCGACTGATTGGTAAACCCAAACCAGTCCCTTCCATTGATTGACGACCTGTAGATGCTTGAACAAAAGGATCGAATATGGTTTGAAGTTCATCGGTCGCCATTCCATCACCCGTATCACGAATTTCAAAAATGAGGGATTGGTGATTGGCAATTGAGGGAAACATTCCCAGTACTTCCCTCCTGTCCTCCTCGTCTCCCTTGTCCCCCATATCGCCCTTATCCTCAGTCTCTTGTTCCCACTCCCCTGTCCCCAGTTTCACACATAACTTTACATTACCGAATTGCGTAAATTTAATCGCATTTTCCAGCAAATTAATTAAAACTTGACGTAATTTGCCTTCATCAGCAATAACATATCGAGGAACATCTGACACACCTTCAAAGACAAGTTTTAATCCTTTCGCAGAAGCTTTAAGTTGCAGCATTTCTTTGATTGATTCAACGACCCAGTGTAAATCAAATCTGTGTTCGTTGAGAGTAACTTTACCTGCTTCAATTTTGGACATTTCTAAAACATCATTAATGAGTGCTAGCAAATGTTCTCCACTGCGATTAATAATTTCTAAATTTTTGAGCTGATGTGAAGGTAACGTATTTTCCCGAAGCATGATCTGCGTAAAGCCGAGAATAGCATTCAGAGGAGTTCGCAGTTCATGGCTCATTTTTGCTAAGAATTGACTTTTTGCACGGTTGGCAACTTCAGCTTGTTTTGCTGCTGCTTCTAGCGCTGAGTGAGAAAACTCTAACA from the Tolypothrix bouteillei VB521301 genome contains:
- a CDS encoding D-alanyl-D-alanine carboxypeptidase family protein; amino-acid sequence: MKRNIKNLAFIAIITFLACTLVASHGINRYQLRASRQSVENCASAPSSNPGEQKPSCTNAPPLKIVPTIAPPPTPNLSLPEKDRFLALVTYKLPTLPTPNTYEYTLLRAYGAAFIIQEAGIKLPPKVVFTSEQETKQFQSSLNMSKVNNTNDCYLQKSAADALNRAKAQVKIPLKSGYGASDCTRSFATNLRFWNKYATATTLQRVRQGEETNILGVVAPPGASQHLWGLAIDLGVSNASQEYTLNQNGWFRTVERDSPHWTYLGLPPERLADFGFTNKLVGGVAYWLTPL
- a CDS encoding response regulator, whose amino-acid sequence is MNSKKLATILIVDDTPHNLQVLSVMLESQGYQVKKAISGQFALQGVKLAQPDLILLDVYMPEMNGYDVCQKLKSMSETKDIPVIFISASDNVTDKVKAFEVGGVDYIIKPFQAEEILVRVNNQLTLRSLAQQLKKQNALLQKEIRERQESEARESEKIRELEILIEQLKSTQSELLQLKTQSTFEQLIAEDLHPKIHNFQYFFEHLSLTRKYCQNLIHLVQIYNQNYPNPVPTVQQFIEEINLNTLLIDLPRIIDWLQSELKWMENQILQQSLESKHPSQTESG
- a CDS encoding response regulator, producing MTNCDREAIHIPGSIQPHGILLVLQEPDLKILQVSYNIANFFHIPAETLINQNLSVLFPAAQIEILKVCIAQEEAEVFNPLRLSVQVENNLLVFDGMLQRTDGVLILELEPPLSSIETGELSFYHQVKASISRIKKATDFQQATEFIVKEIRRITGYDRVMIYRFEPDGSGVVIAEDKQEGLEPYLDLHYPASDVPKQARKLYYDNWLRLIVDMDYQPVEIIPALNPLTNAPLDLSFSLLRSVSPIHREYCRNMGVRASICISLVDEKHLWGMIVGHHYSPKYIDYKTRQYCEFIGQLMSVYLVKQQNHIYELYHQKNQNFQQTIRQELSSNHQQIGQTLEKNSQNLLDLVRASGAAISLGQELILIAQTPPKEVVQNLLIWLKKTYGEETFITNNLSKIYPLAKEFTDSASGLLAISIVLYQTSYHILWFRPEVIHTVQWGGNPNKPVVVESNGSVKLSPRKSFELWKETVREKSLPWQQVEIDAARELKNTLMLAVLEFSHSALEAAAKQAEVANRAKSQFLAKMSHELRTPLNAILGFTQIMLRENTLPSHQLKNLEIINRSGEHLLALINDVLEMSKIEAGKVTLNEHRFDLHWVVESIKEMLQLKASAKGLKLVFEGVSDVPRYVIADEGKLRQVLINLLENAIKFTQFGNVKLCVKLGTGEWEQETEDKGDMGDKGDEEDRREVLGMFPSIANHQSLIFEIRDTGDGMATDELQTIFDPFVQASTGRQSMEGTGLGLPISRQFVRLMGGDISVTSIPGEGSIFRFDIRVSFPKKTDDLKLSKPKRVISLQPNQPQYRILVVEDVEENRLLLERLLESVGFEVRSAVNGAEAVAVWQQWKPHLICMDMLMPVMDGYDATKRIKATLKGQATVIIALTAHAFSEERSAVLEAGCDDFIPKPLREEILFEKMATYLGVKYVYAQENQLDSPQLLAQPLHLAPDALQVMPIEWVKRLHWAAMAVDDAIVLNLIKEIPAEHSSLAQTLSRLVESFRLDIIANVTPAYVGEDCNDG